A stretch of the Comamonas testosteroni TK102 genome encodes the following:
- a CDS encoding peptidoglycan DD-metalloendopeptidase family protein, which produces MLVSRSLGAWGTAVLAGVILAGCAAQANRAPVEDRGQSASSSSTVDVKSLPGAENAGKPGYYTIKPGDTLIRIGLEHGQSWKDIARWSNLDNPNVIEVGQVVRVVPPGRDTPAASSGSGRGVAPVFVGGGSAATTAPVTAPAATATPAPATPPTPATSPAPVAKGADDVNFIWPASGSLIAGFDEQRNKGYDISGKAGDPVLAAADGRVVYAGAGLRGYGNLIILKHNNTYLTAYAHNQSLLVKEDQAVKKGQKIAEMGSTDADRVKLHFEVRRQGKPVDPSRYLPSR; this is translated from the coding sequence ATGTTGGTATCGCGAAGTCTTGGTGCATGGGGAACGGCTGTGCTGGCAGGTGTCATCCTGGCCGGTTGTGCTGCCCAGGCAAACAGGGCTCCTGTGGAGGATCGCGGACAGTCGGCCTCCTCGTCTTCAACTGTGGACGTCAAGTCGCTGCCCGGCGCTGAAAATGCCGGCAAACCCGGTTACTACACCATCAAGCCTGGCGACACTCTGATCAGGATTGGTCTGGAGCACGGCCAGAGCTGGAAGGACATTGCTCGCTGGAGCAATCTGGACAATCCCAACGTGATCGAAGTCGGCCAGGTGGTGCGCGTGGTGCCGCCAGGACGTGACACGCCCGCCGCATCGTCCGGCTCGGGCCGCGGTGTCGCGCCCGTCTTCGTGGGTGGTGGCAGCGCCGCGACGACTGCACCCGTGACTGCCCCGGCGGCGACCGCAACGCCCGCGCCTGCTACACCGCCCACACCTGCAACCAGCCCTGCGCCTGTTGCCAAGGGAGCCGATGATGTGAACTTCATCTGGCCCGCCAGCGGCTCGCTGATTGCCGGCTTTGACGAGCAGCGCAACAAGGGCTACGACATCAGCGGCAAGGCCGGAGATCCCGTGCTGGCTGCGGCCGATGGTCGTGTGGTGTATGCCGGTGCCGGCCTGCGTGGCTATGGCAACCTCATCATCCTCAAGCACAACAACACCTATCTGACCGCTTACGCCCACAACCAGTCGCTGCTGGTCAAGGAAGATCAGGCCGTGAAGAAGGGTCAGAAGATCGCCGAGATGGGCAGCACCGATGCCGATCGTGTCAAGCTGCACTTCGAGGTGCGTCGCCAGGGCAAGCCTGTCGATCCCTCGCGCTATCTGCCCTCGCGTTGA
- a CDS encoding protein-L-isoaspartate(D-aspartate) O-methyltransferase, which translates to MSERRPPQVPGWIARSVQTGASAARPPVAPKPLNPLRVAASPVGVGLDSSTVRSRMAQRIGAAGVSNPAVLQAMATVERHRFVDSALVNQAYEDTSLPIGLGQTISKPSIVARMIELLLDSDAARNGQGRVLEIGTGCGYQAAVLSMLTKEVYSIERLRGLHEKARSHLRPMRLSNVHLILGDGMVGFASGAPYAGIISAAGGDVVPQEWCDQLAVGGRLVAPVVVGAGKQALLVIDKSSHGFTQTVLEAVNFVPLKSGIA; encoded by the coding sequence GTGAGCGAGCGTCGTCCGCCTCAGGTGCCGGGCTGGATTGCACGTTCCGTGCAGACGGGTGCCAGCGCGGCGCGGCCGCCTGTTGCTCCCAAGCCCCTCAATCCCTTGCGTGTGGCCGCTTCGCCCGTGGGGGTGGGTCTGGATTCCTCCACGGTGCGCTCCCGCATGGCACAGCGCATCGGTGCGGCCGGCGTCAGCAACCCCGCCGTGCTGCAGGCCATGGCCACGGTGGAGCGTCATCGCTTTGTCGACAGTGCTCTGGTCAACCAGGCCTATGAAGACACCAGCCTGCCTATCGGCCTGGGTCAGACCATCTCCAAGCCCAGCATCGTGGCCCGCATGATCGAGCTGCTGCTCGACTCCGACGCGGCCCGCAACGGACAAGGTCGCGTGCTGGAGATCGGCACCGGTTGCGGCTATCAGGCCGCCGTGCTGTCCATGCTCACCAAAGAGGTTTATTCGATAGAGCGGCTGCGTGGCCTGCACGAGAAGGCGCGCAGCCATCTGCGTCCCATGCGCCTGTCCAATGTGCATCTGATCCTCGGTGACGGCATGGTGGGTTTTGCCAGTGGCGCGCCCTATGCGGGCATCATCTCCGCTGCCGGCGGCGATGTGGTGCCGCAGGAGTGGTGCGATCAGCTGGCAGTGGGCGGACGTCTGGTGGCTCCGGTCGTGGTTGGCGCGGGTAAGCAGGCACTGTTGGTGATTGACAAGAGTTCACACGGTTTTACGCAGACAGTTTTGGAAGCAGTCAACTTTGTCCCTCTAAAATCGGGGATCGCCTAG
- the surE gene encoding 5'/3'-nucleotidase SurE, with the protein MKILICNDDGFQAPGIVALHDALRTVADVEVVAPEHNNSAKSNALTLNAPLYVHQAYNGFRYVNGTPADCVHIALTGLLGYRPDLVVSGINNGANMGDDTIYSGTVGAAMEGYLFGIPSIAFSQVDKGWAELEAAAATARQMVQEMQSQQLIGVLPWLLNVNIPNMPLDALKSVKLCRLGRRHAAEQAIRQQSPRGETMYWIGSAGAAKDDSEGTDFHATAHGHVSMTPLKVDLTDHENLGYWAQTASKLAGSSTTPTAAS; encoded by the coding sequence ATGAAGATTCTTATTTGCAATGACGACGGCTTCCAGGCCCCAGGCATCGTGGCTTTGCACGATGCGCTGCGCACCGTGGCAGACGTCGAAGTGGTGGCGCCCGAGCACAACAACAGCGCCAAGTCCAATGCGTTGACGCTGAACGCGCCGCTGTATGTGCACCAGGCCTATAACGGCTTTCGCTACGTGAACGGCACGCCCGCAGACTGCGTGCATATCGCGCTGACCGGCTTGCTGGGCTACCGGCCTGATCTGGTCGTCTCTGGCATCAACAACGGCGCCAATATGGGCGACGACACGATTTACTCGGGCACCGTGGGAGCGGCCATGGAAGGCTATCTGTTCGGCATTCCGTCGATTGCCTTCTCGCAGGTGGACAAGGGCTGGGCAGAGCTCGAGGCGGCGGCTGCCACGGCGCGTCAGATGGTCCAGGAGATGCAGTCCCAGCAACTGATTGGTGTCCTGCCATGGCTGCTCAATGTGAACATCCCCAATATGCCGCTCGATGCACTCAAAAGCGTCAAGCTGTGCCGCCTGGGGCGCCGCCATGCGGCCGAGCAGGCCATTCGGCAGCAAAGCCCGCGCGGCGAGACCATGTACTGGATCGGCAGCGCCGGCGCTGCCAAGGATGATTCCGAAGGCACGGATTTTCATGCCACGGCCCATGGCCATGTGTCCATGACGCCGCTCAAGGTCGATCTGACCGATCATGAAAACCTGGGCTATTGGGCGCAGACAGCCAGCAAGCTGGCAGGCTCGTCCACCACACCGACGGCGGCATCGTGA
- a CDS encoding NADPH:quinone oxidoreductase family protein yields the protein MHAWLCTTPTGVETLKWTEQPTPQPGPGQVLLEVKAASLNFPDLLIVQNKYQIKPALPFVPGSEYAGVVQAVGEGVKHLKVGQHVACLSGTGGFATHTLAPAAMCMPLPVDFPFVDAAAFIMTYATSHHALIDRGQLKAGETVLVLGAAGGVGTAAIQIAKAAGARVIAAASTDDKCALCKAQGADLTINYSQGDLREAIKAATDGKGPDVIYDPVGGEFAEPAFRSIAWRGRYLIIGFASGPIPSLPLNLPLLKGASLVGVFWGDFAKREPQNNAAMMQELSQWWAQGRIKPVIDRTMPMSELFAAYERMGSRQVQGKLVLVNA from the coding sequence ATGCACGCATGGCTTTGCACCACCCCCACCGGCGTCGAGACCCTGAAATGGACCGAACAGCCCACACCGCAGCCCGGTCCCGGCCAGGTGCTGCTGGAAGTCAAGGCTGCCAGCCTGAATTTTCCCGATCTGCTGATCGTGCAGAACAAATACCAGATCAAGCCGGCCCTGCCCTTTGTGCCGGGCTCGGAATACGCCGGCGTGGTGCAGGCCGTGGGCGAAGGCGTCAAACATCTCAAGGTGGGCCAGCATGTGGCCTGTCTTTCGGGCACGGGCGGGTTCGCCACGCATACGCTGGCACCTGCCGCCATGTGCATGCCGCTTCCGGTCGACTTCCCCTTTGTCGATGCCGCCGCCTTCATCATGACCTATGCCACCTCCCACCATGCGCTGATCGACCGCGGCCAGCTCAAGGCCGGCGAGACCGTGCTCGTGCTGGGCGCCGCGGGCGGCGTTGGCACGGCAGCCATACAGATTGCCAAGGCGGCCGGTGCACGGGTGATTGCAGCGGCCTCCACCGACGACAAATGCGCGCTGTGCAAGGCGCAAGGTGCGGACCTCACCATCAACTACAGCCAGGGCGATCTGCGGGAAGCCATCAAGGCCGCGACCGACGGCAAGGGTCCCGACGTGATCTACGATCCCGTGGGAGGCGAGTTCGCCGAGCCTGCCTTCCGCTCCATTGCCTGGCGCGGCCGCTATCTGATCATCGGCTTTGCCTCCGGCCCCATCCCCTCGCTGCCGCTGAACCTGCCTTTGCTCAAGGGCGCTTCCCTGGTCGGCGTGTTCTGGGGCGACTTCGCCAAGCGCGAGCCTCAGAACAATGCAGCCATGATGCAGGAGCTGTCTCAATGGTGGGCCCAAGGCAGGATCAAGCCCGTGATCGACCGCACCATGCCCATGAGCGAGCTCTTCGCCGCCTACGAGCGCATGGGCTCGCGCCAGGTACAGGGCAAGCTGGTGCTGGTCAACGCGTAA
- a CDS encoding alkaline phosphatase D family protein: MFSRLYTPAPERRRFLIASSLATAVGALPAWARATESLAHNPFTLGVASGDPEPDNILIWTRLTAPLDYLGTAAAPDLAAQTVHWEVAHDAQFRQAVAHGQIQARAEWGHAVHVQVNGLNPDRWYFYRFRCGDAFSTTARCRTAPAAGADVRKLRLAVASCQRWEHGFYSAWADAAQASPDLVLFVGDYIYEYAQPAKPDGLARAQPLRTAQTLQDYRDRYALHKSDPHLQAAHAVCNWSVIWDDHEVENDYVAQYGRGDSAHFLARRMAAWQAFYENMPLRDGALQRNFQGLALYRSLQWGKLARLHLLDGRQYRDLQACRPEGKASTGTVDPAECPALQDPARSFLGWDQERWLARQLQDDARQRAEATRWSTVVQTTLFAARKHPNGRQSTDSWDGYPQARQRLVRQIAESQPRNSVLLGGDIHQNYVCAIAAQADQAPDKANPVIASEFCGTSISSHSGTTQARVDAIVAHNPQVVFARCEERGYSLVEITPQSMSTELRAVSNPLQADSSLYTLARFVVGDRRPGPVKIA, from the coding sequence ATGTTTTCTCGTCTCTACACGCCCGCCCCGGAGCGCCGGCGCTTTCTGATTGCCTCCAGCCTTGCCACGGCCGTGGGCGCCCTGCCAGCCTGGGCCCGTGCCACGGAATCGCTGGCCCACAACCCGTTCACCCTGGGGGTGGCCAGTGGCGATCCGGAGCCCGACAACATCCTGATCTGGACGCGGCTGACAGCGCCTCTGGACTATCTGGGCACAGCGGCCGCGCCAGACCTGGCAGCACAGACCGTGCATTGGGAAGTGGCCCATGATGCCCAGTTCCGCCAGGCCGTGGCCCATGGGCAGATCCAGGCCAGGGCCGAATGGGGTCATGCCGTCCATGTGCAGGTCAACGGCCTCAACCCTGACCGCTGGTATTTCTACCGCTTCCGCTGTGGCGACGCCTTCAGCACCACCGCACGCTGCCGCACCGCCCCGGCGGCCGGAGCCGATGTGCGCAAGCTGCGCCTGGCCGTGGCCTCCTGCCAGCGCTGGGAGCATGGCTTCTACAGCGCCTGGGCCGATGCCGCCCAGGCCTCGCCCGATCTGGTGCTGTTTGTCGGCGACTACATCTATGAATATGCGCAACCGGCCAAGCCCGATGGACTGGCGCGTGCGCAGCCGCTGCGTACCGCCCAGACCTTGCAGGACTACCGCGACCGCTATGCACTGCACAAGAGCGACCCCCACCTGCAGGCCGCCCATGCCGTGTGCAACTGGTCGGTCATCTGGGACGATCACGAGGTTGAGAACGACTATGTGGCCCAGTACGGACGTGGGGACAGCGCTCACTTTTTAGCAAGACGCATGGCGGCCTGGCAGGCTTTTTACGAAAACATGCCGCTGCGTGACGGCGCATTGCAGCGCAACTTTCAAGGCCTGGCGCTGTACCGCAGTCTGCAGTGGGGCAAGCTGGCCAGGCTGCATCTGCTGGACGGCCGCCAATACCGCGATCTGCAGGCCTGCCGCCCCGAGGGCAAGGCCAGCACCGGCACCGTGGATCCGGCCGAATGCCCTGCCCTGCAAGATCCGGCACGCAGCTTCCTGGGCTGGGATCAGGAGCGCTGGCTGGCCCGGCAGTTGCAGGATGATGCTCGCCAGAGAGCCGAGGCCACCCGCTGGAGCACCGTGGTGCAGACCACCTTGTTCGCGGCCCGCAAGCATCCCAATGGCCGGCAGTCGACCGACAGCTGGGACGGCTACCCTCAGGCCCGCCAGCGCCTGGTGCGCCAGATTGCCGAGAGCCAGCCACGCAACAGCGTGCTGCTCGGCGGAGACATTCACCAGAACTATGTCTGCGCCATTGCAGCCCAGGCCGACCAGGCTCCGGACAAGGCCAATCCGGTGATTGCCAGCGAATTCTGCGGCACCTCCATCAGCTCGCACAGCGGCACGACACAGGCCAGGGTCGATGCCATCGTGGCCCACAACCCCCAGGTGGTTTTCGCACGCTGCGAGGAGCGCGGCTACAGCCTCGTGGAGATCACGCCACAGTCCATGAGCACGGAGCTGCGCGCCGTGAGCAACCCGCTCCAGGCCGACAGCAGTCTCTATACGCTGGCACGCTTTGTGGTGGGAGATCGCCGCCCCGGCCCTGTGAAGATCGCCTGA
- a CDS encoding phospholipase D family protein, which produces MQNTQASRPEIPLWRGTAATLLIAGLLAGCGLPPMPDRTATQALSAEQALQTRLGQALEPLQQAHPGQSGIHMLADAHDAYAARALLARAAQRTLDVQYYIWRNDTTGHLLLDELLLAADRGVRVRLLLDDGGTGGMDAMLAALDQHPQIEVRLFNPFALRTPKVIGYVTDFARTQRRMHNKSYTADSVATIVGGRNIGDEYFAASDGVLFADLDVVATGSVVSEVAAEFDRYWNSPSAYPAASLLPAMPQQAVDKVYAGLHADVNRPESQAYVQAVGRSRFSTDLLAGRLPLQWAETTLVSDDPAKVLREAAPEDLLLSQLQPVIGKPQQLLEVVSPYFVPTRAGVDAFGLLRQQGVRVRILTNSLEATDVAVVHAGYEKYRKPLLKMGVELYEMRRQIDLRSQPAASGPDRTPRSEPAEKTPKREAPSPAALSGSSATTGSSGASLHAKTFAVDGQQLFVGSFNFDPRSAMLNTEMGVVIKDPALSQQVSTSLDQHLPRMAYKVQLDAQGRLSWTGQNPQPPHETQVFSADPGTSWWQRFMVRVLSWLPIEGLL; this is translated from the coding sequence ATGCAAAACACACAGGCCTCGAGACCCGAAATTCCCCTGTGGCGCGGTACGGCGGCAACCCTGCTGATTGCGGGATTGCTCGCAGGCTGCGGCCTGCCGCCCATGCCGGATCGCACTGCCACACAGGCGCTGAGTGCCGAACAGGCCTTGCAAACCCGGCTCGGCCAGGCTCTGGAGCCGCTGCAGCAGGCACATCCGGGGCAAAGCGGCATTCACATGCTGGCCGATGCCCATGACGCCTATGCGGCCCGCGCCCTGCTGGCCCGAGCCGCGCAGCGCACCCTCGATGTGCAGTACTACATCTGGCGCAACGACACCACAGGCCATTTGCTGCTCGATGAACTGCTGCTCGCGGCAGACCGAGGCGTGCGCGTGCGCCTGCTGCTTGACGATGGCGGCACCGGCGGCATGGACGCCATGCTGGCAGCCCTGGACCAGCATCCGCAGATCGAGGTGAGGCTGTTCAACCCCTTCGCTTTGCGCACACCCAAGGTGATCGGCTATGTGACGGACTTCGCGCGCACCCAGCGGCGCATGCACAACAAGAGCTACACGGCCGACTCCGTCGCCACCATCGTGGGCGGACGCAATATCGGCGACGAGTACTTTGCCGCCTCCGATGGCGTGCTGTTCGCCGACCTCGATGTGGTGGCCACAGGCTCGGTGGTGAGCGAGGTGGCAGCGGAATTCGACCGTTACTGGAACAGCCCCTCGGCCTACCCGGCAGCCAGCCTGCTGCCCGCCATGCCGCAGCAGGCCGTGGACAAGGTCTATGCAGGCCTGCACGCCGATGTGAACCGCCCGGAATCCCAGGCCTATGTGCAGGCCGTGGGCCGCAGCCGCTTCAGCACCGACTTGCTGGCGGGTCGACTGCCGCTGCAATGGGCCGAGACCACCCTGGTCAGCGACGACCCGGCCAAGGTCCTGCGCGAAGCCGCGCCCGAGGACTTGCTGCTGTCCCAGCTCCAGCCGGTGATTGGCAAGCCGCAGCAGTTGCTGGAAGTGGTATCGCCCTATTTCGTGCCCACCCGGGCCGGAGTCGACGCCTTTGGACTGCTGCGCCAGCAAGGCGTGCGGGTGCGCATTCTGACCAACAGTCTGGAGGCCACCGATGTGGCCGTAGTGCACGCAGGCTACGAGAAATACCGCAAGCCGCTGCTGAAAATGGGCGTGGAACTCTACGAGATGCGCCGCCAGATCGATCTGCGCAGCCAGCCCGCAGCCAGCGGGCCGGACAGGACGCCAAGGAGCGAGCCTGCTGAAAAGACGCCCAAGCGCGAAGCCCCGTCACCTGCCGCACTGAGCGGCAGCTCTGCCACCACGGGCAGCTCGGGCGCCAGCCTGCATGCCAAGACCTTCGCGGTGGACGGCCAGCAGCTCTTTGTCGGCTCCTTCAACTTCGATCCGCGCTCGGCCATGCTCAATACCGAAATGGGCGTGGTCATCAAAGACCCGGCCCTGAGCCAGCAGGTCAGCACCAGCCTGGATCAGCATCTGCCGCGCATGGCCTACAAGGTGCAACTGGACGCACAGGGCAGGCTGAGCTGGACGGGCCAGAATCCGCAGCCGCCCCATGAAACCCAGGTCTTCAGTGCGGACCCCGGCACCAGTTGGTGGCAACGCTTCATGGTGCGGGTGCTGAGCTGGCTGCCCATCGAAGGGCTTTTGTAG
- a CDS encoding NAD(P)/FAD-dependent oxidoreductase → MENAVNQAEQGEQPVTESQERQARKPQPPHHGHGARIVVVGGGVAGLEVATALGKLKSESIDTVTLVDSDSAHVWKPMLHTIAAGTRDLAQQQTTYLAQASDADFAYQPGEMCGLDRKAREILLAPIYAPDGRELVAGRRLAYDKLVIAVGSGANDFGTPGVHEHCFMIDSRRKADAFNQEIRLRMVRCMTSGEQLQVAIVGGGATGVELAAELVQLAESATAYGALGEAAKFRIVLIEAGSRLLPSFPEEISEATRVRLQALGVSVVVGGRVSRATEQGFELANGELIPASLRVWAAGVKAPEFLMQLGLQTTRSNQLLVNDEMQTSDPDIYALGDCASYTLPGKQEALPPTAQVAHQQARYLIETLPHVLERPGAKPVGFAYRDFGALVSLAHYDAYGSLGKFGLFNGGVIRGRMAMLSHIMLYRSHQARLYGFWRGGLLWLIDLMNARLRPSIRLD, encoded by the coding sequence ATGGAAAACGCAGTCAATCAAGCAGAGCAGGGCGAGCAGCCCGTCACCGAATCCCAGGAGCGGCAAGCTCGAAAGCCTCAGCCTCCACACCATGGACATGGGGCCCGCATCGTGGTCGTGGGCGGTGGCGTGGCGGGGCTGGAGGTGGCCACTGCCCTGGGCAAGCTCAAAAGCGAAAGCATTGACACGGTGACGCTGGTGGATAGCGACTCCGCCCATGTCTGGAAGCCCATGCTGCACACGATTGCCGCGGGCACCCGCGATCTGGCCCAGCAGCAGACCACGTATCTGGCCCAGGCCAGCGATGCCGACTTTGCCTACCAACCCGGCGAAATGTGCGGCCTTGACCGCAAGGCGCGCGAAATTCTGCTGGCCCCCATCTATGCTCCCGATGGTCGCGAGCTCGTGGCGGGACGGCGCCTGGCCTATGACAAGCTGGTGATCGCCGTGGGCAGCGGTGCCAACGACTTCGGCACGCCCGGCGTGCATGAGCATTGCTTCATGATCGACTCGCGCCGCAAGGCCGATGCCTTCAACCAGGAAATCCGGCTGCGCATGGTGCGCTGCATGACCAGCGGCGAGCAGCTGCAGGTCGCGATCGTGGGCGGCGGTGCCACGGGGGTTGAGCTGGCGGCGGAGCTTGTCCAGCTTGCAGAAAGTGCCACGGCCTACGGCGCATTGGGCGAGGCGGCCAAGTTCCGCATCGTGCTGATCGAGGCAGGCTCGCGCCTGCTGCCCAGCTTTCCCGAAGAAATCTCCGAAGCCACGCGCGTGCGGCTGCAGGCCCTGGGCGTTTCCGTAGTCGTCGGCGGCCGTGTCAGCCGTGCGACGGAGCAAGGGTTCGAGCTGGCCAATGGTGAGCTGATTCCCGCCAGCCTGCGTGTCTGGGCTGCCGGGGTCAAGGCGCCGGAATTTCTGATGCAGCTGGGTTTGCAGACAACGCGCAGCAATCAGCTGCTGGTCAATGACGAGATGCAGACCAGCGATCCCGATATCTATGCCCTGGGCGACTGCGCCAGCTATACCTTGCCGGGCAAGCAGGAGGCCTTGCCGCCGACGGCCCAGGTGGCCCACCAGCAGGCCCGCTATCTGATCGAGACCCTGCCCCATGTGCTGGAGCGTCCCGGTGCCAAACCCGTAGGCTTTGCCTACCGCGACTTCGGCGCACTGGTGTCCCTCGCGCATTACGACGCCTATGGCTCGCTGGGAAAGTTCGGCCTGTTCAACGGCGGGGTGATCCGTGGCCGCATGGCCATGCTCAGCCACATCATGCTGTACCGCTCGCACCAGGCACGGCTCTACGGCTTCTGGCGCGGTGGCCTGCTGTGGCTGATCGACCTGATGAATGCGCGGCTGCGTCCCTCCATCCGTCTGGACTGA
- a CDS encoding ParD-like family protein yields MGIVKISDQLHDQIRVSSAALGRSINAQAEHWLRVGQLAEHHPQLNYEGICALLLQQAERELQPVRAHEADAAVRRPRPVRLVGGMQ; encoded by the coding sequence ATGGGAATCGTCAAAATTTCAGACCAGTTGCACGACCAGATTCGTGTCTCCAGCGCGGCCCTCGGCCGCTCCATCAATGCCCAGGCCGAGCACTGGCTGCGGGTAGGCCAGTTGGCCGAGCATCACCCCCAGCTCAATTACGAAGGCATCTGCGCCCTGCTGCTGCAGCAAGCCGAGCGTGAGCTGCAGCCTGTCCGCGCGCATGAAGCCGACGCCGCCGTGCGCCGTCCCCGTCCGGTGCGCCTGGTGGGAGGCATGCAATGA
- the map gene encoding type I methionyl aminopeptidase: protein MKRGKQKVVPIHDATDIYLSRKAGGLAAKVLAMLTPHVQPGVSTEELDKICHDYIVNELKCTPTNVGYYGFPKTVCTSVNHVVCHGIPDAKQVLKDADIINVDVAVTTPEGWIGDTSRMYYVGQPSNLARRLVNTTYEALVAGIRAVKPGATLGDVGHAIQTVAQRERFSIVREYCGHGIGKVYHDEPQVLHYGTPGQGLVLQPGMIFTIEPMLNAGKAATRELSDGWTVITNDKSLSAQWEHMVLVTETGFEVLTPWPEGTGEYPAI, encoded by the coding sequence ATGAAGCGCGGCAAGCAGAAAGTCGTGCCCATTCATGACGCTACCGACATCTATCTCTCGCGCAAGGCCGGCGGCCTGGCCGCCAAGGTGCTGGCCATGCTCACGCCTCATGTGCAGCCCGGCGTGAGTACCGAAGAACTGGACAAGATCTGTCACGACTACATCGTCAACGAGCTGAAATGCACGCCCACCAATGTGGGCTATTACGGTTTTCCCAAGACCGTCTGCACTTCCGTCAACCACGTGGTCTGCCATGGCATCCCCGATGCCAAGCAAGTCCTCAAGGACGCAGACATCATCAATGTCGACGTCGCAGTGACCACGCCCGAAGGCTGGATCGGCGACACCAGCCGCATGTACTACGTGGGCCAGCCCAGCAATCTGGCCAGGCGCCTGGTCAATACCACCTATGAGGCCCTGGTGGCCGGCATTCGCGCAGTCAAGCCCGGAGCCACACTGGGCGACGTGGGCCATGCCATCCAGACCGTGGCCCAGCGCGAGCGCTTTTCCATAGTGCGCGAGTACTGCGGTCACGGCATCGGCAAGGTCTATCACGACGAGCCTCAGGTGCTGCACTACGGCACGCCCGGCCAGGGGCTGGTGCTGCAGCCCGGCATGATCTTCACCATCGAGCCCATGCTCAACGCCGGCAAGGCCGCCACACGTGAGCTGTCTGACGGCTGGACCGTGATTACCAACGACAAATCGCTGTCCGCCCAGTGGGAGCATATGGTGCTGGTGACGGAGACCGGGTTCGAGGTGCTGACGCCCTGGCCCGAAGGTACGGGCGAGTACCCCGCCATCTGA
- a CDS encoding SMR family transporter, with translation MTNYLYLGLAIICEVIATSFLARSEGFSKLGPTAVALVGYAISFYLLSLTLRTVPTGVAYAIWSGVGIVLVSAVAYFWQGQKLDAPALAGMAMIVGGVLVINLFSKTAGH, from the coding sequence ATGACAAATTACCTGTATCTGGGCCTGGCCATCATCTGCGAGGTGATTGCCACCTCCTTTCTCGCCAGGTCGGAGGGCTTCTCCAAGCTCGGCCCCACCGCTGTGGCCCTGGTGGGCTATGCGATTTCGTTCTATCTGCTGTCGCTGACGCTGCGCACCGTCCCCACGGGCGTGGCCTATGCAATCTGGTCCGGCGTGGGCATCGTGCTGGTCTCGGCCGTCGCCTATTTCTGGCAGGGTCAGAAGCTCGATGCCCCGGCTCTGGCCGGCATGGCCATGATTGTGGGCGGCGTGCTGGTGATCAATCTGTTTTCAAAGACCGCCGGTCACTGA
- a CDS encoding alpha/beta hydrolase yields MSTLPLTYLERPAQLAAGRPAWLLVLMHGVGSNEQDLFGLVPYVPPQFHVLSLRAPFAMGMGAYAWFQFTVDADGTRHINVPQEQQARILLQQTVEQAAQQLDIPPERVVLGGFSQGGIMSLSQLLTQPQTLRAALVWHSRLLPEIASLHAPAAAFEGKSAWVSHGTYDNVIPLTSAHAVRDRLASLPLQLSYHEYPGAHEIRPEELRASMQWLQDLTQSADDFGSDDDQ; encoded by the coding sequence ATGAGCACATTGCCTTTGACTTATCTGGAGCGGCCCGCGCAGCTTGCCGCCGGTCGGCCTGCCTGGCTGCTGGTGCTCATGCATGGCGTGGGCAGCAATGAGCAGGACCTGTTCGGTCTGGTGCCCTATGTGCCGCCGCAGTTTCATGTGCTCAGTCTGCGCGCGCCCTTTGCCATGGGCATGGGCGCCTACGCCTGGTTCCAGTTCACCGTGGATGCCGATGGCACGCGCCATATCAATGTGCCGCAGGAGCAGCAGGCGCGCATCTTGCTGCAGCAGACGGTGGAGCAGGCCGCGCAGCAGCTGGACATCCCGCCCGAGCGGGTGGTGCTGGGAGGCTTCAGCCAGGGCGGCATCATGAGCCTGAGCCAGTTGCTGACGCAGCCCCAGACCTTGCGTGCCGCACTGGTCTGGCACAGCCGTCTATTGCCCGAGATCGCTTCGCTGCACGCGCCCGCTGCCGCTTTTGAGGGCAAGTCGGCCTGGGTCAGCCACGGCACTTATGACAATGTGATTCCGCTGACCAGCGCCCATGCGGTGCGTGACCGCCTGGCCTCCTTGCCGCTGCAACTGAGCTATCACGAGTATCCGGGCGCCCATGAGATCCGGCCCGAGGAGCTGCGTGCCAGCATGCAGTGGCTGCAGGATCTGACGCAGTCGGCAGATGACTTCGGCAGCGATGACGATCAGTGA
- the arfB gene encoding alternative ribosome rescue aminoacyl-tRNA hydrolase ArfB: MSQAATFELSEADVQWSAVRSQGPGGQNVNKVASAVHLRFDVRASRLPPDVQQRLLALGDSRITTDGVVVIKAQKYRTQEHNLWDALQRLNALVATVARPPRPRKPTKPTWGSQQRRLQGKNLRSGIKALRGRVQD; this comes from the coding sequence GTGAGCCAGGCTGCCACCTTCGAGCTGAGCGAGGCCGATGTGCAATGGAGCGCCGTGCGCTCTCAAGGGCCGGGCGGCCAGAATGTCAACAAGGTCGCCAGCGCCGTGCATCTGCGCTTTGATGTCCGGGCCTCGCGTCTGCCGCCCGATGTGCAGCAGCGCCTGCTGGCTCTCGGCGATTCGCGCATCACCACCGATGGGGTGGTGGTCATCAAGGCTCAGAAATACCGCACGCAGGAGCACAACCTCTGGGATGCACTGCAGCGCCTCAATGCGCTGGTGGCCACGGTTGCGAGGCCGCCACGTCCACGCAAGCCGACCAAGCCGACCTGGGGCTCGCAGCAAAGGCGCTTGCAGGGAAAAAATCTGCGCTCCGGCATCAAGGCCCTGCGCGGGAGGGTGCAGGACTGA